Proteins found in one Lysinibacillus fusiformis genomic segment:
- a CDS encoding DUF4132 domain-containing protein, whose amino-acid sequence MTLSHEQKTHFQSIVDSAPIALQPLATALLKYMDNRDYDIEQLIATQQYSSLEELLSGPLFEVLALFSSQERALKIKKLALRFDATMFQTGVLRRSFRSSQPVQDHLFQCLQLIEEMLTFEEITLQELLANHRQYEHGTYPNYSSYVLKNENVKVMGFNVFEQLLAEELSIQNPSIEEAVESILFDEHHSSFFGHPFIRGIFKSNNHRMHDSLGKLLIAAARQEGLRQAIVENIDHGNLDAQLKMMKLIQEHQLTRFSSVVRAVDTWMGLGYNSFENQKITEEVLTLAIQAIEEDNFVGQLLKSERTIDSYVALWATATKDYTQLNDLVTTLLKRDKHIQLTTLAFLKNLSKISFTAPFVKDLILSTKDIELFAFAWGNFLYANHHINSEYARDNEWDQTLQNFMQENTQLQGIEYLLFEQLEWAKNEITKDGLIITGKPLSFVYVHLSLEDLISTQIILAHHVQDEALFQRIIEHADSYSPSSRIGLLNIYCLDPVTQGQREFLFNSLRDRSSINRSLALKKIHALTPTEEEITKIEDLLANKSGALRKEAISLLKVQPQNHLLQSAERLIKDSKQLKRLGGLELLLEASKEYSLASEQITALCSLLPKVTKNEQVLLEQLITRDVPEYNESNGFGLYTPHPPIQYGCISDGAIQMNGEEPWQQLAPLYVQTPTPFEKFFQYDIEKLLSKLEQLIQVLDKHAELEYETYQWNDTHITTTLGQRYSVIATKSDNQRLASLDAYPIPEEIVQWMKTSLFSNEDLAYFNFYHNLSEYPAAHDLSEAAQTLIQPFFQYKEMKARVAQFNSLKYDHTIQQIFSVLSQDTDIISGETVLHQEALSLLEKHAPKFNRFEQAIGIMLQLFDQIPVDQWQLDVREKGYYYYRSTSTIIDLDVVETFVDRCGSDYSTYGEYVKMLAINEELTKRMKNESYSPNVYNLSLFQYLDAMKVGLFTQDHLFEAIFTNTLASEIFNEPTKLLERYQQSFEDLTDFFAIREQAIDRILAIELKRGDTPTAVTKLASSISYFEGIDYFLQILQALDGEKLARGYIWQAETKKDVFSRLLTSCYPKKEETAQQLKEAWQKTDISKERLIEAMMYNQHWIDLVSEVIGWDGLKESAWYFIAHTTDSLSDFAKDQIALFSSITAEDFRDGAFDLAWFQSAYQTLGAKKFKLVYDAAKYASEGANHRRAQLYADTAIGKLSPKPLMQEIQDKRNKDKLRALGLIPLMKSDDKDALTRYQFIQQFLKESKQFGAQRRASEARAASIALENLARNAGDGEATRFTWRMELSAFNDMKHLFKAQQIEQITAHLQIEDDASVAIIVEKDGKRLKNVPAALKKHADIVTLQEARKDLQEQYKRARPALEQAMELETVFSVEELIHLLAHPILAPLLQRLVFISDVHVGMLTPEGLQLLSADIVNLAPTSSIKIAHPYQLLESGQWRQWQSYMFEHKIQQPFKQVFRELYLINADEKGQKQSLRYAGHQVNPSQTVALLKTRGWQISYETGPRKVYYKENIVASLYAQADWFTPAEIEAPAIEGVYFYDRLTGKDIVLDDIPAAIFSEVMRDIDLVVSVAHVGGVDPEASHSTVEMRSIIVEELAKLLKLHNVEVKKQHALIEGKLASYSLHLGSGVVHQIGGSMIPIIAVPSQHRGRIFLPMVDDDPRTAEIMSKLLLLCEDTKIKDPAILTHIRSYEQMH is encoded by the coding sequence ATGACACTTTCACATGAACAAAAAACACATTTTCAAAGTATAGTGGATTCTGCACCTATAGCTTTACAGCCCTTAGCAACTGCATTATTAAAATACATGGACAATAGAGACTATGACATTGAACAGCTTATAGCTACTCAGCAGTATTCATCACTTGAAGAGCTATTGAGCGGACCATTATTTGAAGTGCTTGCACTATTTTCCTCACAAGAGCGTGCACTCAAGATTAAGAAATTAGCATTACGTTTTGATGCTACAATGTTCCAAACTGGCGTTTTACGTCGATCATTTCGTTCATCTCAACCAGTGCAAGATCACCTTTTTCAATGCTTACAATTAATAGAAGAAATGCTGACATTTGAGGAAATTACTTTGCAGGAGTTATTAGCAAATCATCGTCAATATGAGCATGGTACCTATCCAAACTATAGCTCCTATGTCTTGAAGAATGAAAATGTAAAAGTAATGGGCTTTAATGTCTTTGAACAGTTGCTCGCTGAAGAACTATCTATACAAAACCCTTCAATTGAAGAGGCAGTAGAGAGTATTTTATTTGATGAGCATCATAGTAGCTTTTTCGGTCATCCATTCATTCGTGGTATTTTCAAATCAAATAATCACCGTATGCATGATTCCCTTGGAAAACTATTAATAGCAGCTGCACGGCAAGAAGGTCTACGACAAGCAATAGTAGAAAACATTGACCATGGCAATCTTGATGCACAGCTCAAAATGATGAAACTTATTCAGGAACATCAACTAACACGCTTCTCCTCTGTAGTTCGAGCAGTCGATACTTGGATGGGACTTGGCTATAATAGCTTCGAAAATCAAAAAATAACAGAGGAAGTTCTTACGCTAGCCATTCAGGCCATCGAAGAGGACAACTTTGTTGGGCAACTGTTAAAGAGTGAGCGTACAATTGATAGCTATGTCGCATTATGGGCGACTGCTACAAAGGACTATACGCAATTAAATGACCTTGTAACAACACTCTTAAAGCGTGACAAACATATCCAACTTACAACGCTTGCCTTTTTAAAAAACTTATCGAAAATCTCCTTTACAGCGCCATTTGTGAAGGATTTAATCTTATCAACAAAAGATATCGAGTTGTTTGCCTTTGCATGGGGCAATTTCCTCTATGCCAATCACCATATTAATAGTGAGTATGCAAGAGACAATGAATGGGATCAAACCCTTCAAAACTTCATGCAAGAAAACACACAGCTACAAGGCATTGAATACCTATTATTTGAACAGCTTGAGTGGGCAAAGAATGAAATTACGAAAGACGGGCTTATCATTACAGGCAAACCTCTATCCTTTGTCTATGTCCATTTGTCATTAGAAGATTTAATTTCAACACAAATTATTTTAGCCCATCATGTACAGGACGAGGCATTATTCCAACGAATTATTGAGCATGCAGATTCTTACTCACCATCAAGTAGAATCGGCCTACTGAATATTTATTGTCTTGACCCCGTCACACAAGGTCAACGCGAATTTTTATTTAATTCTTTACGGGATCGCAGTTCCATCAATCGTTCTCTTGCGTTAAAGAAAATACATGCTCTAACACCAACCGAAGAAGAAATAACAAAAATTGAAGATCTTTTAGCTAATAAATCAGGTGCACTTCGCAAAGAGGCTATTTCACTCTTAAAAGTTCAGCCACAGAATCATCTATTACAAAGTGCTGAAAGGCTGATAAAAGATAGTAAGCAGCTAAAGAGACTTGGAGGGCTTGAATTACTATTAGAAGCCTCTAAGGAATACAGCTTAGCGAGCGAGCAAATTACAGCTTTATGTTCCTTATTACCCAAAGTAACTAAAAACGAGCAAGTTTTGTTAGAACAATTAATTACAAGGGATGTCCCAGAGTATAACGAGAGCAATGGCTTTGGTTTATATACCCCACATCCCCCTATTCAATACGGCTGTATTTCTGATGGAGCCATTCAAATGAATGGTGAAGAGCCTTGGCAACAGCTTGCTCCACTTTATGTACAGACACCTACACCTTTTGAAAAATTCTTTCAATATGATATTGAAAAATTATTATCTAAGCTTGAACAACTTATTCAAGTTTTAGATAAACACGCTGAACTAGAGTATGAAACATACCAATGGAATGACACGCACATTACCACTACATTAGGGCAAAGATATAGTGTTATAGCAACTAAATCGGATAATCAACGACTTGCTAGTCTTGATGCTTATCCTATCCCTGAAGAAATTGTTCAATGGATGAAGACATCATTATTTAGTAATGAGGACTTAGCCTATTTTAACTTTTATCACAATCTATCAGAATACCCTGCTGCCCATGATCTTTCCGAAGCAGCCCAAACGCTAATTCAACCTTTTTTCCAATACAAAGAAATGAAAGCACGTGTTGCTCAATTTAATTCCTTGAAATATGACCATACAATTCAACAGATTTTCTCAGTGCTATCTCAAGATACCGACATAATCTCAGGTGAGACAGTGCTGCATCAGGAAGCACTTTCATTACTAGAAAAGCATGCACCTAAATTTAATCGCTTTGAACAGGCAATAGGCATTATGTTACAGCTATTCGATCAAATCCCTGTGGATCAGTGGCAACTTGATGTTCGAGAAAAAGGTTATTATTACTATCGTTCCACATCTACCATTATCGATTTAGATGTTGTGGAGACATTCGTGGATCGATGCGGGTCTGATTACTCAACCTATGGGGAATATGTCAAAATGCTAGCTATCAATGAAGAGCTAACAAAGCGTATGAAAAATGAAAGCTATAGCCCAAACGTCTACAATTTATCTTTATTCCAATATTTAGACGCCATGAAGGTTGGCTTATTTACGCAAGATCACTTATTTGAAGCCATATTTACCAATACGCTCGCTTCAGAAATATTTAACGAGCCAACTAAATTACTAGAACGCTATCAACAGTCATTTGAAGATTTAACAGATTTCTTTGCTATTCGTGAACAAGCAATTGATCGTATTTTAGCTATAGAGCTAAAACGTGGAGATACACCTACTGCTGTAACCAAGCTTGCTAGTAGCATTTCTTATTTTGAGGGTATTGATTATTTCTTACAAATTCTACAGGCACTTGACGGAGAAAAGCTTGCACGAGGGTATATTTGGCAGGCAGAAACGAAAAAGGATGTATTCTCCCGATTGCTAACTAGCTGTTACCCTAAGAAAGAAGAAACAGCGCAGCAATTAAAAGAAGCATGGCAGAAAACAGACATTTCTAAAGAACGTTTAATTGAAGCAATGATGTATAATCAGCATTGGATAGACCTTGTGAGTGAAGTAATTGGCTGGGATGGGCTAAAAGAATCAGCCTGGTATTTTATCGCTCACACAACAGATTCTTTATCCGACTTTGCCAAAGATCAAATTGCCCTTTTCTCTAGCATAACGGCTGAGGATTTCCGTGATGGTGCATTCGACTTAGCTTGGTTCCAAAGCGCCTATCAAACGCTTGGAGCTAAGAAATTCAAGCTTGTCTATGATGCTGCAAAATATGCTTCTGAGGGAGCCAACCATCGTCGGGCACAGCTTTATGCGGATACAGCCATCGGTAAACTCAGTCCAAAACCGTTAATGCAAGAAATTCAAGATAAACGCAATAAAGATAAACTGCGCGCACTTGGTCTTATTCCTTTAATGAAATCGGATGACAAAGACGCCCTAACACGCTATCAATTTATTCAACAGTTTTTAAAAGAAAGTAAGCAATTTGGTGCTCAACGCCGCGCAAGTGAGGCTCGAGCAGCAAGTATTGCATTAGAAAATTTAGCGCGCAATGCAGGTGATGGAGAAGCCACTCGCTTCACATGGCGTATGGAATTATCAGCCTTTAACGATATGAAACATTTATTTAAAGCACAACAGATTGAGCAAATTACGGCCCATCTACAAATAGAAGATGATGCCTCTGTAGCTATTATTGTTGAAAAGGATGGTAAACGTCTAAAGAACGTTCCTGCTGCATTAAAAAAGCATGCTGATATTGTAACTTTGCAGGAAGCCCGAAAAGACTTACAGGAACAATATAAAAGAGCACGCCCAGCGCTTGAGCAAGCAATGGAATTAGAAACAGTATTTTCGGTCGAGGAGCTCATTCATTTATTAGCCCATCCGATTCTAGCTCCACTTTTACAAAGGTTAGTCTTTATCAGTGATGTGCACGTTGGAATGCTTACACCAGAAGGTTTACAGCTTCTATCGGCTGACATTGTGAATCTTGCTCCTACGTCCTCTATAAAGATTGCTCATCCTTATCAGCTTCTAGAAAGTGGTCAATGGAGACAGTGGCAATCCTATATGTTTGAGCACAAAATACAACAGCCATTTAAGCAAGTATTCCGTGAGTTATATCTCATCAACGCTGATGAAAAAGGACAGAAACAATCATTGCGTTATGCAGGACATCAAGTAAATCCTTCACAAACAGTAGCCTTGTTGAAAACACGCGGTTGGCAAATCAGCTATGAAACAGGACCACGTAAAGTATATTATAAGGAAAATATTGTGGCATCTTTGTATGCACAGGCAGATTGGTTTACGCCAGCAGAAATTGAAGCACCTGCAATCGAAGGTGTTTACTTCTATGATCGACTAACAGGCAAAGATATCGTTTTAGATGATATTCCAGCAGCGATATTCTCTGAGGTTATGCGAGATATTGATCTCGTTGTCAGTGTTGCCCATGTTGGTGGTGTAGACCCTGAGGCAAGTCATTCTACTGTTGAAATGCGTAGTATTATCGTAGAAGAATTAGCTAAATTACTGAAGCTACACAATGTGGAAGTGAAAAAGCAACATGCCCTCATTGAAGGTAAGCTAGCCAGTTACTCCTTACATTTAGGAAGTGGTGTGGTGCATCAAATAGGCGGTTCCATGATCCCGATTATTGCTGTCCCATCTCAGCATCGTGGACGGATTTTCTTACCGATGGTGGACGATGATCCACGTACGGCTGAAATCATGTCCAAGCTCTTATTACTATGTGAAGATACAAAAATTAAAGATCCAGCCATATTAACTCATATTCGAAGCTATGAGCAAATGCACTAA
- a CDS encoding AAA family ATPase, which produces MAIIKIKKINIQNLRNVRQGELVLAVNFETFLQANVVGLYGQNGSGKTTIVDAFSLLKTLLSGWLAEVKLPSQEKRLLLAGEQTASMDVEFLVENQFGTFFVNYYVELQEDQHRLYTTLERLTYRENTKGKRSKTLVAVTEKDVQIRQSKLNDLSEQVRIQLLVIQQLARKQYMSFLFHKDVKPLLQERLSEQEMQLLQNIAVDFSRDLHVVSNQNIAPLFEERIMPFSIHLEKTRGLIPYDLNGPALLPEDAFYALCEVIEQSNQVLSAIIPGLTIKINIITKQTMDNGEQGIRFEFLSQRGERELPLRTESEGILKIISILSVLIAVYNNPNACVVIDELDSGVFEYLLGELLTVIDEDGKGQLIFTSHNLRVLEVLAIKNLWFTTTNEYHRYMQLKGIKEVNNARDVYLRAIQLGGQDEEIYKETKTFKIKRAFRKAGVQHD; this is translated from the coding sequence ATGGCAATTATTAAGATAAAAAAAATAAACATACAAAATTTACGAAATGTACGACAGGGTGAACTTGTACTCGCAGTAAATTTTGAGACATTTCTACAAGCGAATGTTGTTGGCCTATATGGGCAAAATGGCTCTGGAAAGACAACCATTGTAGATGCATTCAGTTTATTGAAGACACTTCTATCAGGATGGCTTGCTGAAGTGAAGTTACCTTCACAAGAGAAGCGACTCCTATTGGCAGGAGAGCAAACAGCTAGTATGGATGTTGAATTTTTAGTTGAGAATCAATTCGGTACATTTTTTGTGAATTACTATGTGGAACTACAGGAGGATCAGCATCGACTATATACTACGCTGGAGCGCCTTACCTATCGAGAAAATACGAAAGGGAAGCGATCAAAGACTTTAGTTGCTGTGACAGAGAAGGATGTGCAAATCCGTCAATCGAAACTGAATGATTTGAGTGAACAGGTACGTATCCAATTACTGGTTATTCAACAGTTAGCAAGAAAACAGTATATGTCATTTCTATTCCACAAAGATGTAAAGCCATTATTACAGGAACGACTTTCTGAGCAAGAAATGCAGCTGCTACAAAATATTGCCGTTGATTTTAGCAGAGATTTACATGTTGTTAGTAATCAAAACATTGCACCATTATTTGAAGAACGGATCATGCCGTTTAGTATTCATTTAGAGAAAACGAGAGGCCTTATTCCTTATGATTTAAATGGACCAGCTTTATTACCAGAGGATGCATTCTATGCATTATGTGAAGTAATTGAGCAAAGTAATCAAGTGCTCTCGGCAATTATTCCTGGTCTGACAATTAAAATTAATATCATCACAAAACAAACGATGGATAATGGAGAGCAGGGAATTCGTTTTGAGTTTTTGTCGCAGCGTGGGGAGCGGGAATTACCGCTACGAACAGAGTCAGAGGGAATCTTAAAGATCATTTCTATTCTTAGTGTATTAATTGCTGTATACAATAATCCAAATGCATGCGTGGTTATTGATGAATTAGATTCAGGTGTATTTGAATATTTGTTGGGTGAGTTGTTAACAGTGATAGATGAGGATGGAAAAGGACAACTTATTTTTACATCCCATAATCTACGTGTGTTAGAGGTGCTAGCTATTAAAAATTTATGGTTTACGACAACAAATGAATATCACCGCTATATGCAGCTAAAAGGTATTAAAGAAGTGAATAATGCTAGAGATGTTTATTTACGTGCTATCCAACTTGGTGGACAGGACGAAGAGATATATAAGGAAACCAAAACATTTAAAATCAAGCGTGCTTTTCGTAAAGCGGGTGTTCAACATGACTAA
- a CDS encoding methyl-accepting chemotaxis protein produces the protein MKKRKKQQMSISKKLTAIVVSILLLFGLVTLGLSYYIVRNSNLTDMDQSLSDKGMILAKTIDTTTLKSILENPTNSNPDALRLTSEMDAINDNSDSITNLFLITVNGENINAPVLSSSILDLGAEYNQDMIAMGLSPDFLARIKEVFETKKATATDIYSDEYGSYKTGLTPILDENGDMLAAYAIDYDVSMVTGKAMSEALWTLLVTVIFLIGSSIAVYTLLRKKLTPIQQLSLQSKKVAEGNLELEPLPVTSTDEVGMLTQNFNSMIENLKNVIKSTTNVSARVSNTANVLSVNMQEASDSYNNVASSMQEIASGADLQVQKAKESTITIEEMNIGIQRIAMTSNQISESSILASEEAERGNESTNKSVTQMNAISKAVNQSAASVKLLGEHSNKIEEIVGIITGIASQTNLLALNAAIEAARAGEAGSGFAVVADEVRKLAEQSEASAREISTLISHIQHDTNESVNIMVHAVEEVDHGIVMINDSEKSFSQILTSIHHVTGQIQELSATIEEMAAGMEEVTSAVKDMEDFSVNSKDNTRAVAATSASQLNTVQRVSEEAQVLSELSDELMNVVNTFVVK, from the coding sequence ATGAAAAAACGCAAGAAGCAGCAAATGTCCATTAGTAAGAAATTAACTGCAATAGTAGTAAGTATTTTATTATTATTTGGATTAGTTACTTTAGGTCTTTCTTATTATATAGTAAGAAACAGTAATTTAACAGACATGGATCAATCTCTCTCTGATAAAGGCATGATCCTAGCCAAAACCATTGATACTACCACACTGAAATCAATTTTAGAGAATCCTACAAATAGTAACCCTGACGCTCTACGATTAACAAGTGAAATGGATGCGATCAATGATAATTCCGATAGCATTACCAATCTATTTTTAATTACAGTTAACGGGGAAAATATTAATGCACCTGTTCTCTCATCTAGTATACTTGATCTAGGGGCTGAGTATAACCAAGATATGATTGCTATGGGTTTATCTCCTGATTTCCTAGCAAGAATTAAAGAAGTTTTTGAGACAAAAAAAGCAACAGCAACAGATATTTATAGCGATGAATACGGTAGCTATAAAACAGGCCTTACACCAATCTTGGATGAAAATGGTGATATGCTGGCCGCTTATGCCATTGACTATGACGTATCAATGGTAACAGGAAAAGCAATGTCTGAAGCCCTATGGACATTATTAGTAACTGTTATTTTCTTAATAGGTTCATCCATTGCAGTTTACACGCTTTTAAGAAAAAAATTAACACCAATTCAACAACTTTCCTTACAATCTAAAAAAGTTGCAGAAGGTAATTTAGAGCTTGAACCATTACCAGTTACTTCAACGGACGAAGTAGGAATGCTCACACAAAACTTTAATTCAATGATTGAAAACTTAAAAAATGTTATTAAAAGTACAACGAATGTTTCTGCACGTGTTTCAAACACGGCCAATGTTTTATCTGTCAATATGCAGGAAGCCTCCGATTCATACAATAATGTAGCTTCTTCCATGCAAGAAATTGCAAGTGGCGCTGATCTACAAGTACAAAAGGCAAAAGAAAGTACGATTACCATTGAAGAAATGAATATTGGTATCCAACGTATTGCCATGACGTCCAATCAAATTTCAGAATCCTCTATTTTAGCATCAGAGGAAGCTGAAAGAGGCAATGAATCGACAAATAAATCTGTCACACAAATGAATGCTATTAGTAAAGCTGTTAATCAATCTGCAGCTTCTGTTAAATTACTTGGCGAACATTCTAATAAAATTGAAGAAATCGTAGGGATTATTACAGGTATTGCTTCCCAAACCAATTTACTTGCATTGAATGCGGCTATCGAAGCTGCACGTGCTGGAGAAGCTGGTAGTGGCTTCGCAGTGGTTGCTGATGAAGTACGTAAACTTGCTGAACAATCTGAGGCATCCGCAAGAGAGATTTCCACACTTATTTCTCATATCCAGCATGATACAAACGAATCTGTAAATATCATGGTTCACGCTGTAGAAGAAGTAGATCATGGCATTGTCATGATTAATGATTCGGAAAAATCATTTAGCCAGATTTTAACTTCCATTCACCATGTGACAGGGCAAATTCAAGAGCTTTCTGCAACGATTGAAGAAATGGCAGCTGGCATGGAAGAAGTAACGTCTGCTGTTAAAGATATGGAAGATTTCTCAGTCAATTCAAAAGACAATACAAGAGCAGTAGCAGCAACTTCTGCCTCTCAATTGAATACGGTTCAACGAGTTTCTGAAGAAGCTCAAGTATTATCCGAGTTATCTGATGAATTAATGAATGTTGTTAATACCTTTGTAGTGAAATAA